The following are encoded together in the Saccharospirillaceae bacterium genome:
- a CDS encoding DUF4266 domain-containing protein: MQKLLVIMLAIIAVGGCAQVKPWERGNLSKDVMAWQTDPLKGSLDNHIFFSKEGSSGGGQAAGGGCGCN, encoded by the coding sequence ATGCAGAAGCTGTTGGTCATAATGCTGGCAATTATTGCTGTCGGGGGCTGCGCCCAGGTGAAACCCTGGGAGCGCGGCAACTTGTCAAAAGACGTTATGGCCTGGCAGACCGATCCGCTAAAAGGTTCGCTCGACAATCACATTTTTTTCAGTAAAGAGGGATCTTCCGGTGGCGGTCAGGCAGCCGGCGGTGGGTGTGGTTGTAACTAA
- a CDS encoding DUF1501 domain-containing protein, giving the protein MKRRNFLQLLAATGMTAQMPLITSRAHAATAPEKYLVLVNAGGGWDPTSICDPKGLNKSYTANSTRHEGSTNSVDLDSNKRIGDIQWSAIPEFVSDDIAVRNRIEQQFDQFFQTYGDRMTVINGIDNGTNNHDTGNRVTWSGHEEMGYPSITALYAAAVSPTLPMAFISNGGYDFTDSLVARARASSAGFINEISDPNLWFIESSDQFRRGYHYRDRDGKVDIYQRIQQAQQSRIQRQQNSEPLPQRRAQLSQLFGIRNEESNLGELTVQLDNIQQYVTPEEGEQHPAWHWNPSRADSLKSQAQVVAAAFRSNLAASANLNFGGFDTHGDHDSRAYPRLGDLLEGVNYLCEVLKFSGIADKTTIVIGSDFGRTPYYNSGNGKDHWPVTSVMVVHPDTVSTGGKVFGASTTEFRSQAVNRQTGLPDSSGEVLEPKHVNIALRQLMGIDSSGVVGNYPLNFTPFNIFS; this is encoded by the coding sequence ATGAAACGTCGCAATTTTTTACAACTGCTGGCAGCGACCGGAATGACAGCTCAAATGCCTTTAATCACCTCCAGAGCTCATGCAGCAACAGCGCCAGAAAAATATCTGGTACTTGTTAACGCAGGCGGCGGTTGGGACCCAACCTCAATCTGCGACCCGAAAGGACTCAATAAATCCTACACCGCCAACAGCACCCGCCACGAAGGCTCAACCAACTCGGTGGATCTCGACAGTAACAAACGCATTGGCGATATACAGTGGAGCGCCATCCCGGAGTTTGTGTCTGATGACATTGCAGTACGTAACCGTATCGAACAGCAGTTTGATCAGTTTTTTCAAACCTATGGCGACCGCATGACCGTGATTAACGGTATCGATAACGGCACCAATAACCACGATACTGGTAATCGGGTGACCTGGTCTGGTCATGAAGAAATGGGTTACCCATCAATCACTGCACTTTATGCTGCCGCGGTATCCCCCACTCTGCCAATGGCGTTTATCAGTAATGGCGGCTATGACTTTACCGATTCACTGGTCGCGCGCGCGCGCGCCAGCAGCGCTGGCTTTATTAACGAGATTTCTGATCCGAACCTGTGGTTCATCGAGAGCAGCGATCAGTTTAGACGCGGCTATCACTACCGTGACCGCGACGGTAAAGTTGATATCTACCAACGCATTCAGCAAGCCCAACAGTCACGTATTCAGCGCCAGCAGAACAGCGAACCGCTGCCCCAGCGCCGCGCTCAACTCAGCCAGCTGTTTGGTATTCGTAACGAGGAAAGTAATCTGGGTGAGTTGACCGTCCAGCTCGACAACATTCAACAATACGTAACGCCCGAAGAAGGCGAACAGCATCCAGCATGGCATTGGAACCCCAGCCGTGCCGACTCACTGAAAAGCCAGGCTCAGGTTGTTGCCGCTGCATTCAGATCAAATCTGGCAGCCAGCGCCAACCTTAATTTTGGCGGCTTTGATACCCATGGAGACCACGATAGCCGCGCCTATCCGCGCCTGGGAGATTTACTGGAAGGAGTCAATTATCTCTGCGAGGTACTGAAATTTTCCGGCATCGCCGACAAAACCACGATAGTGATCGGCTCTGACTTTGGCCGAACGCCGTATTACAACTCAGGAAACGGCAAAGATCATTGGCCGGTAACCAGCGTAATGGTTGTGCACCCAGATACTGTCTCGACCGGCGGAAAAGTGTTTGGTGCATCCACCACTGAGTTCCGTTCCCAGGCCGTTAACCGCCAGACCGGTTTACCCGACAGCTCAGGCGAAGTTCTTGAACCCAAGCACGTAAATATTGCGTTGCGGCAATTAATGGGGATTGATTCCAGCGGAGTTGTCGGTAACTATCCATTAAACTTCACTCCGTTTAATATTTTCTCTTAA
- a CDS encoding TlpA family protein disulfide reductase — MRIALTLMLLALSSTSFALKTGDKAPNFSLPLLTQTGSLSLSQYRGKVVYLDFWASWCGPCRKSLPLLNNMRNSLKDEPFEVIAINLDEEIKDARSFLKEFPVSYPTLHDATSQSPEKYSLRGMPTSYLIDKKGIVRAIHTGFKPSDMKKIQQEVNQLLGKK; from the coding sequence ATGCGTATTGCCCTCACTCTTATGCTATTGGCGTTATCTTCCACCAGCTTTGCACTAAAAACTGGCGATAAAGCCCCGAACTTTTCATTGCCATTGCTCACGCAAACCGGTTCCCTGTCGCTGTCGCAATACCGCGGTAAAGTGGTTTATCTGGATTTCTGGGCATCCTGGTGTGGTCCTTGCCGCAAGTCACTGCCGCTGCTTAATAACATGCGCAACTCGCTGAAAGATGAACCGTTTGAGGTCATCGCCATTAATCTTGATGAAGAAATTAAAGACGCCCGCAGCTTCCTGAAAGAGTTCCCGGTTAGCTACCCAACGCTGCACGATGCAACCAGCCAATCGCCGGAAAAGTACTCTTTGCGAGGCATGCCGACCTCGTACCTGATCGACAAAAAAGGCATTGTTCGCGCCATTCATACCGGATTCAAACCATCCGACATGAAAAAAATCCAACAAGAAGTCAATCAACTCTTGGGTAAAAAATAA